tgaacaggTTGCAGCTTTCCTCGCACACAAGCTCAACTATATGGTCAGAGTCAAGCTCCTCGCTAGGCGTCTCCTCGCTGTCAGAATCTGATAAATCATGGGCCCAGAAACCTGTCTCATGTTCGGCACATCCGCACTCCATCTCGCTCCCTGAGTCTGAAACCTCTTCATAAAAGTCCTCAGAGCCTGCACCAATGTATGTGGACTCGGTGATTGGCGGCTCAGACGTCTTGCACATGTCGCGGAGCGCTTCCAAATGCTCGTCCTTGAGTCCTCCAAACGCGACCTCGTTCTTGGTCAAATTGGTAATTGTCCAATCCCAGAGGTCCTCTTCAGGCTTTTCACTAGCCAGTTTCAGATACTCGTTGCGGTTGAGCCGAACGGCACGCAGTCTTTTTTGGTAGTCTGTCACCACTTGGAATTGCACTTTGGTGCATCTAAATATCTCAAATGGATCATCGACTCGGCACTTgccaagaacaacaagcCCTATGATATCGCCATTGCGCAGCATAATGCGGGCCCCAttctttttcaatcttAGAGCATCAGAGGTACCGTAGCGTAGCAAGTAAGACCCGTGTTGGGAAACGTCTTTGATATAGATTGCTGATTTTTCGCTGTCGCTGACAGGAGTCACATACCCTAGAATGTGATTGGCACTCACAGCAGCGTCATTAACAAGAAAATTGTCCTGCTTCTCCTGTCTTTCCGACTTCTCGCCTTTGTGGCTCGCTCTCCCAATTGTTAGAGAGGGCGACAATGATTCCCCAGCCTCATTGAAAATTGGCGGTTTTAAGTTGATCTCGCGATAAGGATATGTGTCCCTGGGATTCACAAACTCAAAGGAATTTACTTCTGGCTCGGCAACCAAATTCGCAGACATGGTTAAAAAAGGGATAATAATTAGAAGGCAAATACAGTTTGCGATAAGGACATCTAATATTTACGGCTGTGCAGAGAGTTAGTTATTCCTTTTTAGCTGTGGCTTGCGAGTATAAGTCGACAGCTTGTATGAAGAAAGGGAAGTTGGTGTGGTCCCGTGTGACTGCAAACAATGGACGGTTCTCGAAGTTGTAGATTGGCGCCCCACTCAGAGACTGCGGCATTCCGCGTCTTCTGGCAAACTTTATGATCAGTTCCGGGGAATCCAGCACagccagctccttgtcTACATACGACTCTATTTCAGAGACGTCGCCATTGAATTGCACAAAGTTTCTCACCATCTTCGCCATTCTCTGCCCACCATCTTCCTCACTCACCAACGTAATCGTCAGTCCATCCCCTGCACTATAAGTCTCTGAGATTTGGGCCGACTCCAGCTGCGAGCTCGCCGGTGCCGGCTGTAACTTTGCAAGCCCACTATCCTCGCCTGATGATCTGTCCGGCGATTCACGGTGTATCTCGTTGTTCTCTATCGTTATGGTCTCGGAGTTGTTTACTCTTACCAGCTTAATCCAGGTCTTCTCAAAAGAATCGGTGTCACTCAATGCTGATATCTCTGTCTGGATCATTGATCCCAGTCTCTCCAAATTTTTCCAGGGGTTGCCACTTCTTTCGTAGAGCGTGAGGGACTTCACTCCTGAGAAGAGCGCCCATGATACCAGCCTTGCAGACTCCGCACATACTCTCATAACCTCTGAGGCCTTGTGCGTGTGATGAGCCGCTGCCCACTCAGCTCTCTCCGATAGCACCTGGGAAATCTCCTTCTTATCGGGGACCACAATCTTTTTTTCGGCCGTCAAGTAAGGAGTGGGCAATTCTCTGGGAGGGGGGACAACCAACGGATTCAATTCGTAGATGGCCATCAAATGCTTGGGGACCCGTTTGCCTGCCAGTGCTTGTCTGACCGTCAGTTGGCTCTTTGGTATGCTTGTAGCCAGCGAGTGCGCTAGTGCGTGGTTGCCAATCGTGGTACGTAACTGTAATATCCTCCTAATTCTAGATTGTGATGGAGGTTCATTGGACATCTGAGAAAAGGCAGTACTAGGCTCCAACGGTTTATCCACTGACGAGGGGAAAATCCCTAGAGAGCGGACAAGCCACCAAAAGTACACATCCAAGACTAGCAGCGTCCATTGGACCCAGCTCCATAGATCAAGTAATAAACCATATAGTCGGTGCAATCTCTTGAGTGATTGCCGCCGTAATCTAAACTGGAGCAGCCCCCATGTGTTTGTGTTTGCTAGGAGCTCCAAGTTTGACCCAGCCACAATCACATCCTCGAGTTTGATGGGCGCAGGATTATGACCAGCTCCGCCAAATATCTTGAAAGTGAAGAAGCGCGTGTCTGAGGGCAGGATGCTAGGCTTTATAATGGAGGATTGGCTTGAGACGGCCGACGAAAGCTCTTCAGGCACATCTTCGGACATGATTCTAGGAAATTGCGGAAAGAGATTGGCCAAACAATTGTTTTTTCCCTCTTTGCCCCTTAAATAGGACCCATCAATTTCCCCTTGGTTAAAAAAGGCGGCGCACGACCTGAAAAATAGTATATAATTGAGCAACTGGCCAGGACAATTATTGTATGAGTTCTTGCGGAGACCCTTGCAAACCACAAGCCTGTGCAATCCAAGGTGAGTAGACCAGGCATCGACCCGAACTAACGTCACAGATTGTCTCAAAGCAAACAACTACAACGAGTCAAGATGCACTAAACTGATAGACCAGTTGTACGAGTGCTGCACAAAATTCTACGAAGAAAATGGCCAGGACGCGAGATCGCCCTGCTGTCCGATCCCTCGACTGCTAGCGTTGAAAGTACAACAACGCACGCAGGAAAAATTGGATGCAGAGTTGGTGAGATAGATGTATGTTTTGGACCACACGAAGCCGGTAAAGCCTGACTCCGTTTGAATGGCGGTGTAAACACGATGATCTTAGGCTAACCCGAGCACAAAATATGAACTGACAACCATATCCTGTGACTCTAATGGGCGCCTTTGAGTTAAGACATTTTTTAGAAAAACAACTTTTTATGCGAAAATTTTCCATTTATACCCCTATTtcatttatttttggtaTATTCGTGAGCGTCCGGTATTAGTGATTTCAAGCGAGATTCTCCTGGAACCCACAGGTTGATTGTGGTGGGCGTGGTTTCCATGCGGACATTCTCCTCGAACTTTTCTatggcctcgtcgatgCTCACCGGATCGATGCCTTGGTCTATCAATTGTTGTCTTAGTAGTGCTATGTGCATTTGCATCTTGCCCTGGATCATCATGTGTTTCTTGGAATTTTCCACCGAGGCAAGTgtgatcttcttcttgtagtTCTGCATCTGGATGAGCATCTCTTTCTGATTCTTGCGGAGTAAGGCAAGCTGTctctcgttctccttcaacttctccagcagctcgtacaGCAAGATGCCCAGCGTGACGCTGACGGTGAGCGACGCAAACCCGATCCCAAACCCGATCCCgagatttttcagcttttgAGAGCTGGAGATCTGGGCCTCTGGCGGTCCCATGGCGGGCCGTcgcagctcgtccagcgTCTTGGGCGGTTCCGCCGGGTTCCTGAAGTACGAGGGAGGATGATTGGAAGAGTAGAAACGCAAGCTGCGCGTCCTAACAGCTTTAAACATGTGGCCTTAATCTCCCACGTCTACAGAATTTTCCTTAGCAAGACTAACACCCGGATCGCCAAAGGCTAAACCGTTTGCGAActacacctcgcaccaCATACTATATTTTATTAGCTCGTATCAAATACTGTGCAATTAGTGTCTTCTAGATTCAGCAATGATCTTGTTCATCTCCTCAACCTTGGCCTTAGCTCTCTTCTGAGTACCGAGTCTCTTCTTGGCGAGCTTCTTGGCTCTCTTCTCACCAGCGTTTCTGATGAGTTCGATGACTCTTCTTTCGTATGGGGCGAGACCAGCGACTTCTCTGACGAGAGATCTCACGAAAGCGGTTCTCTTGGAGAGAGCACCTTTTCTGTAGGAAATCTTTGGAGCAACTTCCTTGGCCTCAACCTTGTGACCTTTGTTCAAACCAGCAGCGATACCTGAATGTTAGTATGAAACTGTGCTTGAGAGACAGCAAAACATTACTGATGGAAAGCTATTGTATACTGTTCGTAAACTCTGTTTATGGGATGGAAGCTGTCTTAAATTACCCCAAGGTTGATCGTCTTATTCAAGGTGTCTGTGCGTATAGTCGGTATCTAAATCCAGCTGGCCTATGTAGTCATCCCAATGTCTCTCGCATCAAATCAACATCCTGGTGTCTCTCTTGTGTGTCTAATTATACATACCAGACTTAGCCATTTCGATGTGTAAAGTGTATTCTTTCAATTTCtgtgaaaattttcatATTCAGTACCCAGGTCTGCCATTCTACAACTCGGGTTTCTGACGAATTTGACCCACCCCTTAAACTCTACCCCCTACACCACTGTCCGTGACTGTGAAATTTTGTCATAATAATGTGATACTTTCCGTGTACGGATGTCTATGTACATATGATCTATTTCACGATGACGTCGCTCAGGTCCACCTTGTAGTGCTCAAACTCTTTGAGAAGCTCGTCAAAAGGTGCGCTCTTGCGTCTATTGTTGAATGCGGCATATCTGAGGTTTCCAGGCGTGTGAAGCTTCACCACAGGATACAGTTTCTGTAAAagctttcttcttccaacCACCAAAGAAACCGACTCTCCATTGTATGTTCCTTTGAAGAAGACTTTAATTTCGTTTCCATCTACGTCACTCAACACCTCGTAGTTCTTCACGCTGGCTTTTTTGGCACGTTCCTGAGCCTTCAAAACATCGTATCTGAGTCTCCATCCGAAAGGACCTAGTTCCTTGATTCTAGCTCTCTTATCCTTCGTGAGATAGTTATCCAGACCTCCCTCCTTTGTAATTGTTCTCAACACACGCGCAGTCAGCTTCAGAGGCACCATTTTGTTCAGAGACTCAGACCATAGTTTCTTGTTCACCACGTTCGGGAGCCATGTTCTGCGTGCCCTGTTTTTATGTTCCGAGACTTTGTTTCCAAAAACGATGAACTGACCTCCAAACAGTCCACGATTACTTCTTTTAAATATAGG
The sequence above is a segment of the Ogataea parapolymorpha DL-1 chromosome I, whole genome shotgun sequence genome. Coding sequences within it:
- a CDS encoding 54S ribosomal protein L24, mitochondrial, with protein sequence MILALRDVINGVRAFSSTASTLGRNYRHVVDRQLKKKVEYKVGDLKPRNLRIPSEAPKYPPYPYGESPIFKRSNRGLFGGQFIVFGNKVSEHKNRARRTWLPNVVNKKLWSESLNKMVPLKLTARVLRTITKEGGLDNYLTKDKRARIKELGPFGWRLRYDVLKAQERAKKASVKNYEVLSDVDGNEIKVFFKGTYNGESVSLVVGRRKLLQKLYPVVKLHTPGNLRYAAFNNRRKSAPFDELLKEFEHYKVDLSDVIVK